One genomic segment of Ricinus communis isolate WT05 ecotype wild-type chromosome 5, ASM1957865v1, whole genome shotgun sequence includes these proteins:
- the LOC8277957 gene encoding RPM1-interacting protein 4 isoform X3 has translation MRWKYMHVAERMTWSQAQRRSHVPKFGNWENDNVPYTAFFDNARKEKGGVMINPNDPQENPEAFMHESEVELSFGRVRLNSVCEEKNQMGGIKREPSESDQQKSSSHNKSMTSECGSDRSSSDYSLLQAAYRRDRKKGVAGGEEINYNNTLSTSAVSQNSRQRRGSHPSNEGQHQRTASVPKFGAWDEADPTSGEGFTVIFNRVKEEKQAASAAFPFPTIPQQPSPTSTSPPPSKFCCCLFSCGSK, from the exons ATGAGATGGAAATATATGCATGTTGCTGAACGAATGACTTGGTCACAGGCACAGCGACGTTCTCATGTTCCCAAATTCGGAAACTGGGAGAATGATAACGTACCTTACACAGCTTTCTTTGACAATGCTCGCAAAGAGAAAGGCGGTGTAATGATAAACCCAAATGATCCTCAGGAGAATCCAGAGGCCTTCATGCACGAAAGTGAAGTGGAATTGAGTTTTGGTCGGGTCCGTCTGAATTCAGTTTGTGAAGAAAAGAATCAGATGGGTGGAATTAAGAGGGAGCCTTCTGAATCTGATCAACAAAAGAGCTCAAGCCATAATAAGAGCATGACATCAGAATGTGGCAGTGATAGAAGCAGTTCCGATTACTCGCTGCTGCAGGCTGCTTATAGACGTGACAGAAAGAAGGGCGTGGCTGGTGGTGAGgaaattaactataataatacattGTCTACATCGGCTGTGTCGCAGAATTCGAGACAGAGAAGAGGAAGCCATCCATCTAATGAAGGA CAGCATCAAAGAACAGCGTCAGTTCCGAAATTTGGAGCATGGGATGAAGCAGATCCCACTTCGGGAGAAGGTTTTACAGTAATATTCAACAGAGTGAAAGAGGAAAAACAAGCTGCATCTGCGGCATTCCCATTCCCAACTATACCCCAACAGCCATCCCCGACTTCTACTTCCCCTCCTCCATCCAAG TTTTGTTGCTGCCTATTCTCATGCGGAAGCAAGTGA
- the LOC8277958 gene encoding uncharacterized protein LOC8277958 isoform X2, which yields MIGNYVLFTSHIHAPRFPCLVTDSDIDKVSKAMENEGGVSFLSQKKENLAYFFNDGIEMKSFRLCLKWVCLDQSNIWKTGLSWSFFFLLAIGIPIVSHFFLLCSDCDSKHQRPYDAVVQLSLSIFAIVSFLSLSSWSHKYGLSKFLFLDKLDDEAERIRRGYKEQLQKSMKLLCIFVLPCLTAEAAYRIWWYTTGATQIPYFENKYVSDTIACILQLCSWAYRISIYILVCIIYRLICYLQILRLEDFAQVFQMESDVGSILKEHLRIRRNLRVISHRFRRFILLSLVLVTASQLISLLVTTRSTANNNIFEAGELLLCSINLVTGLFICLRSATKITHKAQSITSLAAKWHVCATINSYDDMEGETPTNQSASIRQVFPIDIDWVLDDDDDDGDDDPDSSTKLVPIFAHTISFQKRQALVTYLENNRAGMTVYGSMMDRTWLHTIFGIELALLLWLLNKTIGRSFVGLLCSCINTCLYQLLTFRFVFFCFSPLSELDMKAPGLHLRYKWSNVGRERAYKGKDALANMRNFFYLFIWFLNFVTTPTAIVYGF from the exons ATGATTGGCAATTATGTACTTTTCACATCACAT ATACATGCTCCCCGATTCCCTTGTTTGGTCACAgattctgatattgacaaagtGTCCAAAGCTATGGAAAATGAAGGAGGAGTATCTTTCCTGTCccagaagaaagaaaatcttgCTTACTTTTTCAACGACGGAATCGAAATGAAGAGCTTCAGACTATGCCTGAAATGGGTATGCTTAGATCAGTCTAACATTTGGAAGACGGGTCTTTCATGGtccttctttttccttctcgCCATCGGTATTCCTATTGTCTCTCACTTCTTTCTTCTGTGCTCTGACTGTGATTCAAAGCATCAAAGGCCTTATGATGCTGTCGTTCAGTTGtctctttctatatttgctattgtttctttcttgagTCTATCTTCTTGGTCTCACAAGTATGGCCTTAGCAAGTTCCTCTTCTTGGACAAACTAGATGATGAAGCTGAGAGGATTCGCCGGGGATACAAAGAACAGCTCCag AAATCCATGAAGCTCCTTTGCATTTTTGTGCTGCCATGCTTAACTGCAGAGGCCGCCTACCGAATATGGTGGTACACCACAGGAGCCACCCAAATACCCTACTTTGAGAACAAGTATGTCAGTGACACGATTGCTTGCATATTGCAGCTGTGTTCTTGGGCCTATCGAATTTCGATTTACATCCTTGTCTGCATTATCTACCGATTGATCTGCTATTTGCAAATACTTAGACTTGAGGACTTCGCTCAAGTATTTCAAATGGAAAGCGATGTTGGTTCAATCCTAAAAGAGCACCTCCGGATCAGAAGAAATCTTCGTGTCATAAGCCATCGGTTTCGAAGGTTCATCTTGTTGTCTCTGGTTTTGGTCACTGCAAGTCAGTTGATTTCCTTGCTTGTGACCACTCGTTCAACTGCTAATAACAACATCTTCGAGGCCGGAGAACTCCTA CTGTGCTCCATTAATTTGGTGACAGGGCTCTTCATATGTCTAAGAAGTGCAACAAAAATCACTCACAAGGCACAGTCTATCACAAGCCTTGCTGCAAAATGGCATGTCTGTGCTACAATCAACTCTTACGATGACATGGAGGGTGAGACGCCAACAAACCAGTCTGCTTCTATCCGCCAAGTGTTTCCTATCGACATTGATTGGGTtttggatgatgatgatgacgatGGGGATGATGATCCGGACAGTAGCACCAAGCTGGTGCCAATTTTTGCGCACACAATCTCATTCCAAAAGAGGCAGGCTTTAG TGAcatatttggaaaacaataGGGCAGGCATGACTGTTTACGGGTCCATGATGGACAGGACATGGCTTCACACTATATTTGGAATTGAATTGGCTCTGCTCCTCTGGTTGCTTAACAAGACAATAGGTCGATCTTTTGTAGGCCTTCTCTGCTCGTGTATCAATACCTGCTTATATCAACTATTGACTTTtcgttttgttttcttttgtttctctcCCCTCAGTGAATTGGACATGAAAGCGCCTGGACTTCACTTAAGGTATAAATGGAGTAATGTTGGTAGAGAGAGAGCATATAAAGGGAAGGATGCACTCGCAAATATgaggaattttttttatttatttatttggtttttgaattttgttacCACGCCAACTGCTATTGTATATGGATTTTGA
- the LOC8277958 gene encoding uncharacterized protein LOC8277958 isoform X5 — MLKYVQRIHQTNNFADSIHAPRFPCLVTDSDIDKVSKAMENEGGVSFLSQKKENLAYFFNDGIEMKSFRLCLKWVCLDQSNIWKTGLSWSFFFLLAIGIPIVSHFFLLCSDCDSKHQRPYDAVVQLSLSIFAIVSFLSLSSWSHKYGLSKFLFLDKLDDEAERIRRGYKEQLQKSMKLLCIFVLPCLTAEAAYRIWWYTTGATQIPYFENKYVSDTIACILQLCSWAYRISIYILVCIIYRLICYLQILRLEDFAQVFQMESDVGSILKEHLRIRRNLRVISHRFRRFILLSLVLVTASQLISLLVTTRSTANNNIFEAGELLLCSINLVTGLFICLRSATKITHKAQSITSLAAKWHVCATINSYDDMEGETPTNQSASIRQVFPIDIDWVLDDDDDDGDDDPDSSTKLVPIFAHTISFQKRQALVTYLENNRAGMTVYGSMMDRTWLHTIFGIELALLLWLLNKTIVNWT; from the exons ATGCTAAAGTATGTCCAAAGAATACATCAAACTAACAATTTTGCAGACTCA ATACATGCTCCCCGATTCCCTTGTTTGGTCACAgattctgatattgacaaagtGTCCAAAGCTATGGAAAATGAAGGAGGAGTATCTTTCCTGTCccagaagaaagaaaatcttgCTTACTTTTTCAACGACGGAATCGAAATGAAGAGCTTCAGACTATGCCTGAAATGGGTATGCTTAGATCAGTCTAACATTTGGAAGACGGGTCTTTCATGGtccttctttttccttctcgCCATCGGTATTCCTATTGTCTCTCACTTCTTTCTTCTGTGCTCTGACTGTGATTCAAAGCATCAAAGGCCTTATGATGCTGTCGTTCAGTTGtctctttctatatttgctattgtttctttcttgagTCTATCTTCTTGGTCTCACAAGTATGGCCTTAGCAAGTTCCTCTTCTTGGACAAACTAGATGATGAAGCTGAGAGGATTCGCCGGGGATACAAAGAACAGCTCCag AAATCCATGAAGCTCCTTTGCATTTTTGTGCTGCCATGCTTAACTGCAGAGGCCGCCTACCGAATATGGTGGTACACCACAGGAGCCACCCAAATACCCTACTTTGAGAACAAGTATGTCAGTGACACGATTGCTTGCATATTGCAGCTGTGTTCTTGGGCCTATCGAATTTCGATTTACATCCTTGTCTGCATTATCTACCGATTGATCTGCTATTTGCAAATACTTAGACTTGAGGACTTCGCTCAAGTATTTCAAATGGAAAGCGATGTTGGTTCAATCCTAAAAGAGCACCTCCGGATCAGAAGAAATCTTCGTGTCATAAGCCATCGGTTTCGAAGGTTCATCTTGTTGTCTCTGGTTTTGGTCACTGCAAGTCAGTTGATTTCCTTGCTTGTGACCACTCGTTCAACTGCTAATAACAACATCTTCGAGGCCGGAGAACTCCTA CTGTGCTCCATTAATTTGGTGACAGGGCTCTTCATATGTCTAAGAAGTGCAACAAAAATCACTCACAAGGCACAGTCTATCACAAGCCTTGCTGCAAAATGGCATGTCTGTGCTACAATCAACTCTTACGATGACATGGAGGGTGAGACGCCAACAAACCAGTCTGCTTCTATCCGCCAAGTGTTTCCTATCGACATTGATTGGGTtttggatgatgatgatgacgatGGGGATGATGATCCGGACAGTAGCACCAAGCTGGTGCCAATTTTTGCGCACACAATCTCATTCCAAAAGAGGCAGGCTTTAG TGAcatatttggaaaacaataGGGCAGGCATGACTGTTTACGGGTCCATGATGGACAGGACATGGCTTCACACTATATTTGGAATTGAATTGGCTCTGCTCCTCTGGTTGCTTAACAAGACAATAG TGAATTGGACATGA
- the LOC8277957 gene encoding RPM1-interacting protein 4 isoform X2, producing the protein MAAQRRSHVPKFGNWENDNVPYTAFFDNARKEKGGVMINPNDPQENPEAFMHESEVELSFGRVRLNSVCEEKNQMGGIKREPSESDQQKSSSHNKSMTSECGSDRSSSDYSLLQAAYRRDRKKGVAGGEEINYNNTLSTSAVSQNSRQRRGSHPSNEGQHQRTASVPKFGAWDEADPTSGEGFTVIFNRVKEEKQAASAAFPFPTIPQQPSPTSTSPPPSKASFPVAIKLIQLVLVFDNELVICFPVLLLPILMRKQVMQYSFLFGFSFQAADLLFVILYISLIILVIQLMRDYIIFCVKLYYFIFLNVNCF; encoded by the exons ATGGCT GCACAGCGACGTTCTCATGTTCCCAAATTCGGAAACTGGGAGAATGATAACGTACCTTACACAGCTTTCTTTGACAATGCTCGCAAAGAGAAAGGCGGTGTAATGATAAACCCAAATGATCCTCAGGAGAATCCAGAGGCCTTCATGCACGAAAGTGAAGTGGAATTGAGTTTTGGTCGGGTCCGTCTGAATTCAGTTTGTGAAGAAAAGAATCAGATGGGTGGAATTAAGAGGGAGCCTTCTGAATCTGATCAACAAAAGAGCTCAAGCCATAATAAGAGCATGACATCAGAATGTGGCAGTGATAGAAGCAGTTCCGATTACTCGCTGCTGCAGGCTGCTTATAGACGTGACAGAAAGAAGGGCGTGGCTGGTGGTGAGgaaattaactataataatacattGTCTACATCGGCTGTGTCGCAGAATTCGAGACAGAGAAGAGGAAGCCATCCATCTAATGAAGGA CAGCATCAAAGAACAGCGTCAGTTCCGAAATTTGGAGCATGGGATGAAGCAGATCCCACTTCGGGAGAAGGTTTTACAGTAATATTCAACAGAGTGAAAGAGGAAAAACAAGCTGCATCTGCGGCATTCCCATTCCCAACTATACCCCAACAGCCATCCCCGACTTCTACTTCCCCTCCTCCATCCAAGGCAAGTTTCCCTGTagcaattaaattaatacaatTGGTTTTGGTGTTTGATAATGAATTGGTCATTTGTTTTCCAGTTTTGTTGCTGCCTATTCTCATGCGGAAGCAAGTGATgcaatattcttttctttttggcttCTCATTCCAAGCCGCAGATTTgctttttgttattctttatatcTCACTTATCATTTTAGTAATACAACTAATGAgagattatattatattttgtgtaaagttgtattattttatatttctcaatGTAAACTGTTTTTAA
- the LOC8277958 gene encoding uncharacterized protein LOC8277958 isoform X3, which yields MENEGGVSFLSQKKENLAYFFNDGIEMKSFRLCLKWVCLDQSNIWKTGLSWSFFFLLAIGIPIVSHFFLLCSDCDSKHQRPYDAVVQLSLSIFAIVSFLSLSSWSHKYGLSKFLFLDKLDDEAERIRRGYKEQLQKSMKLLCIFVLPCLTAEAAYRIWWYTTGATQIPYFENKYVSDTIACILQLCSWAYRISIYILVCIIYRLICYLQILRLEDFAQVFQMESDVGSILKEHLRIRRNLRVISHRFRRFILLSLVLVTASQLISLLVTTRSTANNNIFEAGELLLCSINLVTGLFICLRSATKITHKAQSITSLAAKWHVCATINSYDDMEGETPTNQSASIRQVFPIDIDWVLDDDDDDGDDDPDSSTKLVPIFAHTISFQKRQALVTYLENNRAGMTVYGSMMDRTWLHTIFGIELALLLWLLNKTIGRSFVGLLCSCINTCLYQLLTFRFVFFCFSPLSELDMKAPGLHLRYKWSNVGRERAYKGKDALANMRNFFYLFIWFLNFVTTPTAIVYGF from the exons ATGGAAAATGAAGGAGGAGTATCTTTCCTGTCccagaagaaagaaaatcttgCTTACTTTTTCAACGACGGAATCGAAATGAAGAGCTTCAGACTATGCCTGAAATGGGTATGCTTAGATCAGTCTAACATTTGGAAGACGGGTCTTTCATGGtccttctttttccttctcgCCATCGGTATTCCTATTGTCTCTCACTTCTTTCTTCTGTGCTCTGACTGTGATTCAAAGCATCAAAGGCCTTATGATGCTGTCGTTCAGTTGtctctttctatatttgctattgtttctttcttgagTCTATCTTCTTGGTCTCACAAGTATGGCCTTAGCAAGTTCCTCTTCTTGGACAAACTAGATGATGAAGCTGAGAGGATTCGCCGGGGATACAAAGAACAGCTCCag AAATCCATGAAGCTCCTTTGCATTTTTGTGCTGCCATGCTTAACTGCAGAGGCCGCCTACCGAATATGGTGGTACACCACAGGAGCCACCCAAATACCCTACTTTGAGAACAAGTATGTCAGTGACACGATTGCTTGCATATTGCAGCTGTGTTCTTGGGCCTATCGAATTTCGATTTACATCCTTGTCTGCATTATCTACCGATTGATCTGCTATTTGCAAATACTTAGACTTGAGGACTTCGCTCAAGTATTTCAAATGGAAAGCGATGTTGGTTCAATCCTAAAAGAGCACCTCCGGATCAGAAGAAATCTTCGTGTCATAAGCCATCGGTTTCGAAGGTTCATCTTGTTGTCTCTGGTTTTGGTCACTGCAAGTCAGTTGATTTCCTTGCTTGTGACCACTCGTTCAACTGCTAATAACAACATCTTCGAGGCCGGAGAACTCCTA CTGTGCTCCATTAATTTGGTGACAGGGCTCTTCATATGTCTAAGAAGTGCAACAAAAATCACTCACAAGGCACAGTCTATCACAAGCCTTGCTGCAAAATGGCATGTCTGTGCTACAATCAACTCTTACGATGACATGGAGGGTGAGACGCCAACAAACCAGTCTGCTTCTATCCGCCAAGTGTTTCCTATCGACATTGATTGGGTtttggatgatgatgatgacgatGGGGATGATGATCCGGACAGTAGCACCAAGCTGGTGCCAATTTTTGCGCACACAATCTCATTCCAAAAGAGGCAGGCTTTAG TGAcatatttggaaaacaataGGGCAGGCATGACTGTTTACGGGTCCATGATGGACAGGACATGGCTTCACACTATATTTGGAATTGAATTGGCTCTGCTCCTCTGGTTGCTTAACAAGACAATAGGTCGATCTTTTGTAGGCCTTCTCTGCTCGTGTATCAATACCTGCTTATATCAACTATTGACTTTtcgttttgttttcttttgtttctctcCCCTCAGTGAATTGGACATGAAAGCGCCTGGACTTCACTTAAGGTATAAATGGAGTAATGTTGGTAGAGAGAGAGCATATAAAGGGAAGGATGCACTCGCAAATATgaggaattttttttatttatttatttggtttttgaattttgttacCACGCCAACTGCTATTGTATATGGATTTTGA
- the LOC8277958 gene encoding uncharacterized protein LOC8277958 isoform X1 has protein sequence MLKYVQRIHQTNNFADSIHAPRFPCLVTDSDIDKVSKAMENEGGVSFLSQKKENLAYFFNDGIEMKSFRLCLKWVCLDQSNIWKTGLSWSFFFLLAIGIPIVSHFFLLCSDCDSKHQRPYDAVVQLSLSIFAIVSFLSLSSWSHKYGLSKFLFLDKLDDEAERIRRGYKEQLQKSMKLLCIFVLPCLTAEAAYRIWWYTTGATQIPYFENKYVSDTIACILQLCSWAYRISIYILVCIIYRLICYLQILRLEDFAQVFQMESDVGSILKEHLRIRRNLRVISHRFRRFILLSLVLVTASQLISLLVTTRSTANNNIFEAGELLLCSINLVTGLFICLRSATKITHKAQSITSLAAKWHVCATINSYDDMEGETPTNQSASIRQVFPIDIDWVLDDDDDDGDDDPDSSTKLVPIFAHTISFQKRQALVTYLENNRAGMTVYGSMMDRTWLHTIFGIELALLLWLLNKTIGRSFVGLLCSCINTCLYQLLTFRFVFFCFSPLSELDMKAPGLHLRYKWSNVGRERAYKGKDALANMRNFFYLFIWFLNFVTTPTAIVYGF, from the exons ATGCTAAAGTATGTCCAAAGAATACATCAAACTAACAATTTTGCAGACTCA ATACATGCTCCCCGATTCCCTTGTTTGGTCACAgattctgatattgacaaagtGTCCAAAGCTATGGAAAATGAAGGAGGAGTATCTTTCCTGTCccagaagaaagaaaatcttgCTTACTTTTTCAACGACGGAATCGAAATGAAGAGCTTCAGACTATGCCTGAAATGGGTATGCTTAGATCAGTCTAACATTTGGAAGACGGGTCTTTCATGGtccttctttttccttctcgCCATCGGTATTCCTATTGTCTCTCACTTCTTTCTTCTGTGCTCTGACTGTGATTCAAAGCATCAAAGGCCTTATGATGCTGTCGTTCAGTTGtctctttctatatttgctattgtttctttcttgagTCTATCTTCTTGGTCTCACAAGTATGGCCTTAGCAAGTTCCTCTTCTTGGACAAACTAGATGATGAAGCTGAGAGGATTCGCCGGGGATACAAAGAACAGCTCCag AAATCCATGAAGCTCCTTTGCATTTTTGTGCTGCCATGCTTAACTGCAGAGGCCGCCTACCGAATATGGTGGTACACCACAGGAGCCACCCAAATACCCTACTTTGAGAACAAGTATGTCAGTGACACGATTGCTTGCATATTGCAGCTGTGTTCTTGGGCCTATCGAATTTCGATTTACATCCTTGTCTGCATTATCTACCGATTGATCTGCTATTTGCAAATACTTAGACTTGAGGACTTCGCTCAAGTATTTCAAATGGAAAGCGATGTTGGTTCAATCCTAAAAGAGCACCTCCGGATCAGAAGAAATCTTCGTGTCATAAGCCATCGGTTTCGAAGGTTCATCTTGTTGTCTCTGGTTTTGGTCACTGCAAGTCAGTTGATTTCCTTGCTTGTGACCACTCGTTCAACTGCTAATAACAACATCTTCGAGGCCGGAGAACTCCTA CTGTGCTCCATTAATTTGGTGACAGGGCTCTTCATATGTCTAAGAAGTGCAACAAAAATCACTCACAAGGCACAGTCTATCACAAGCCTTGCTGCAAAATGGCATGTCTGTGCTACAATCAACTCTTACGATGACATGGAGGGTGAGACGCCAACAAACCAGTCTGCTTCTATCCGCCAAGTGTTTCCTATCGACATTGATTGGGTtttggatgatgatgatgacgatGGGGATGATGATCCGGACAGTAGCACCAAGCTGGTGCCAATTTTTGCGCACACAATCTCATTCCAAAAGAGGCAGGCTTTAG TGAcatatttggaaaacaataGGGCAGGCATGACTGTTTACGGGTCCATGATGGACAGGACATGGCTTCACACTATATTTGGAATTGAATTGGCTCTGCTCCTCTGGTTGCTTAACAAGACAATAGGTCGATCTTTTGTAGGCCTTCTCTGCTCGTGTATCAATACCTGCTTATATCAACTATTGACTTTtcgttttgttttcttttgtttctctcCCCTCAGTGAATTGGACATGAAAGCGCCTGGACTTCACTTAAGGTATAAATGGAGTAATGTTGGTAGAGAGAGAGCATATAAAGGGAAGGATGCACTCGCAAATATgaggaattttttttatttatttatttggtttttgaattttgttacCACGCCAACTGCTATTGTATATGGATTTTGA
- the LOC8277957 gene encoding RPM1-interacting protein 4 isoform X1: protein MRWKYMHVAERMTWSQAQRRSHVPKFGNWENDNVPYTAFFDNARKEKGGVMINPNDPQENPEAFMHESEVELSFGRVRLNSVCEEKNQMGGIKREPSESDQQKSSSHNKSMTSECGSDRSSSDYSLLQAAYRRDRKKGVAGGEEINYNNTLSTSAVSQNSRQRRGSHPSNEGQHQRTASVPKFGAWDEADPTSGEGFTVIFNRVKEEKQAASAAFPFPTIPQQPSPTSTSPPPSKASFPVAIKLIQLVLVFDNELVICFPVLLLPILMRKQVMQYSFLFGFSFQAADLLFVILYISLIILVIQLMRDYIIFCVKLYYFIFLNVNCF from the exons ATGAGATGGAAATATATGCATGTTGCTGAACGAATGACTTGGTCACAGGCACAGCGACGTTCTCATGTTCCCAAATTCGGAAACTGGGAGAATGATAACGTACCTTACACAGCTTTCTTTGACAATGCTCGCAAAGAGAAAGGCGGTGTAATGATAAACCCAAATGATCCTCAGGAGAATCCAGAGGCCTTCATGCACGAAAGTGAAGTGGAATTGAGTTTTGGTCGGGTCCGTCTGAATTCAGTTTGTGAAGAAAAGAATCAGATGGGTGGAATTAAGAGGGAGCCTTCTGAATCTGATCAACAAAAGAGCTCAAGCCATAATAAGAGCATGACATCAGAATGTGGCAGTGATAGAAGCAGTTCCGATTACTCGCTGCTGCAGGCTGCTTATAGACGTGACAGAAAGAAGGGCGTGGCTGGTGGTGAGgaaattaactataataatacattGTCTACATCGGCTGTGTCGCAGAATTCGAGACAGAGAAGAGGAAGCCATCCATCTAATGAAGGA CAGCATCAAAGAACAGCGTCAGTTCCGAAATTTGGAGCATGGGATGAAGCAGATCCCACTTCGGGAGAAGGTTTTACAGTAATATTCAACAGAGTGAAAGAGGAAAAACAAGCTGCATCTGCGGCATTCCCATTCCCAACTATACCCCAACAGCCATCCCCGACTTCTACTTCCCCTCCTCCATCCAAGGCAAGTTTCCCTGTagcaattaaattaatacaatTGGTTTTGGTGTTTGATAATGAATTGGTCATTTGTTTTCCAGTTTTGTTGCTGCCTATTCTCATGCGGAAGCAAGTGATgcaatattcttttctttttggcttCTCATTCCAAGCCGCAGATTTgctttttgttattctttatatcTCACTTATCATTTTAGTAATACAACTAATGAgagattatattatattttgtgtaaagttgtattattttatatttctcaatGTAAACTGTTTTTAA
- the LOC8277958 gene encoding uncharacterized protein LOC8277958 isoform X4 produces MLKYVQRIHQTNNFADSIHAPRFPCLVTDSDIDKVSKAMENEGGVSFLSQKKENLAYFFNDGIEMKSFRLCLKWVCLDQSNIWKTGLSWSFFFLLAIGIPIVSHFFLLCSDCDSKHQRPYDAVVQLSLSIFAIVSFLSLSSWSHKYGLSKFLFLDKLDDEAERIRRGYKEQLQLCSWAYRISIYILVCIIYRLICYLQILRLEDFAQVFQMESDVGSILKEHLRIRRNLRVISHRFRRFILLSLVLVTASQLISLLVTTRSTANNNIFEAGELLLCSINLVTGLFICLRSATKITHKAQSITSLAAKWHVCATINSYDDMEGETPTNQSASIRQVFPIDIDWVLDDDDDDGDDDPDSSTKLVPIFAHTISFQKRQALVTYLENNRAGMTVYGSMMDRTWLHTIFGIELALLLWLLNKTIGRSFVGLLCSCINTCLYQLLTFRFVFFCFSPLSELDMKAPGLHLRYKWSNVGRERAYKGKDALANMRNFFYLFIWFLNFVTTPTAIVYGF; encoded by the exons ATGCTAAAGTATGTCCAAAGAATACATCAAACTAACAATTTTGCAGACTCA ATACATGCTCCCCGATTCCCTTGTTTGGTCACAgattctgatattgacaaagtGTCCAAAGCTATGGAAAATGAAGGAGGAGTATCTTTCCTGTCccagaagaaagaaaatcttgCTTACTTTTTCAACGACGGAATCGAAATGAAGAGCTTCAGACTATGCCTGAAATGGGTATGCTTAGATCAGTCTAACATTTGGAAGACGGGTCTTTCATGGtccttctttttccttctcgCCATCGGTATTCCTATTGTCTCTCACTTCTTTCTTCTGTGCTCTGACTGTGATTCAAAGCATCAAAGGCCTTATGATGCTGTCGTTCAGTTGtctctttctatatttgctattgtttctttcttgagTCTATCTTCTTGGTCTCACAAGTATGGCCTTAGCAAGTTCCTCTTCTTGGACAAACTAGATGATGAAGCTGAGAGGATTCGCCGGGGATACAAAGAACAGCTCCag CTGTGTTCTTGGGCCTATCGAATTTCGATTTACATCCTTGTCTGCATTATCTACCGATTGATCTGCTATTTGCAAATACTTAGACTTGAGGACTTCGCTCAAGTATTTCAAATGGAAAGCGATGTTGGTTCAATCCTAAAAGAGCACCTCCGGATCAGAAGAAATCTTCGTGTCATAAGCCATCGGTTTCGAAGGTTCATCTTGTTGTCTCTGGTTTTGGTCACTGCAAGTCAGTTGATTTCCTTGCTTGTGACCACTCGTTCAACTGCTAATAACAACATCTTCGAGGCCGGAGAACTCCTA CTGTGCTCCATTAATTTGGTGACAGGGCTCTTCATATGTCTAAGAAGTGCAACAAAAATCACTCACAAGGCACAGTCTATCACAAGCCTTGCTGCAAAATGGCATGTCTGTGCTACAATCAACTCTTACGATGACATGGAGGGTGAGACGCCAACAAACCAGTCTGCTTCTATCCGCCAAGTGTTTCCTATCGACATTGATTGGGTtttggatgatgatgatgacgatGGGGATGATGATCCGGACAGTAGCACCAAGCTGGTGCCAATTTTTGCGCACACAATCTCATTCCAAAAGAGGCAGGCTTTAG TGAcatatttggaaaacaataGGGCAGGCATGACTGTTTACGGGTCCATGATGGACAGGACATGGCTTCACACTATATTTGGAATTGAATTGGCTCTGCTCCTCTGGTTGCTTAACAAGACAATAGGTCGATCTTTTGTAGGCCTTCTCTGCTCGTGTATCAATACCTGCTTATATCAACTATTGACTTTtcgttttgttttcttttgtttctctcCCCTCAGTGAATTGGACATGAAAGCGCCTGGACTTCACTTAAGGTATAAATGGAGTAATGTTGGTAGAGAGAGAGCATATAAAGGGAAGGATGCACTCGCAAATATgaggaattttttttatttatttatttggtttttgaattttgttacCACGCCAACTGCTATTGTATATGGATTTTGA